aagttgcccggctccagccctgggcacagagggTGCTGTATCCAGCACTCTGCTGACACTGAGGGGTGAATTTGGCCACTGGACACAGGAGACTGACAGTCACCCTCAGGCTGTCACTGAGGAACTCATCCCTAAACTGAATCCAtccatctccttcctctctcaGCTTAAGGAAGTCCTCATCAGTGACAGCAAGAGAAACCAAAAGCAGATTGCTGCAAGACACAATTATGATTTACAGAAAAATCCAGCCATTAAAAACAGTTGTCTTTACCAGAAATTCCACAGGGGAAAAGATGTATTTCAGTTCTCATGAAGAGAAAAAACTACAGAGCTATTCACAGTAGAAACAGTGCACCCCACTCTACCGTAAAATAATAACGAGCTTGTAGTGATTGTTATGTTGCTGATTttgcccaggaaaggctgctACAAAATAATCATCAACATTCACACTTACTTCAGCCAGGCAAGTTTGGAACTTGCTACTGAAAGAGTGTTTGCTGAGCAATGGAAACAGTAATGAGCTTGCTTTTACTGAGTGTTATGCTCAAATCAGATTCCCCAAGAATCCTGAACTTTCCAGACTTTGGGCTGGCAGACTCCCAGTCTGCCTCGCTGCTAAAGCTCTTGGATCTGTTGCTGCCCTGACATTATTCAGCCTAATTAAATTGGTGTTTTTTTAACTCAGCTGACAAGGGGCACTGACACCTTTGCCACCTGTCTGGTTGCTGTGAAGCTGCCATTTCCAAGAACTTCCACGGCGGGGCTAACAAAATAAGGCAAATACAGGAGAACCTGGAAGTCtcaggaaaaatatgaaatcagAGTTTGTTTGctacagcacagagcagaagtACATTTGGTTAagtgaagcattttttttctgagactgCACTGGCCCAGAACAATTGGTCACAAATGACTGTGATGCTCATATTGGCTTGTACAGCAAAGTGGTCACGTATTTCTTCTTGTAACGGTGTGTAGCACTGAGCACCATCACTCCATCCTACAGGGGAGGGAAAACAAGTGAGCACGTGCCATGGTCAGACACCCAGGCTGCCCCTGGGCACGACAGGCCCTGGCCTCTCACCTTGATGGAAAGTGCATACAGGTGGTTCAGCATGACATGGTTgggctcagggagcagagcGGGGTCgcactgcagagaaaagggaCAGTGTGACAGCAACAGAAGTCACAGTTCACTCCTCACAGCTGAGGGGTGACAAACAGCATCTGTGACCAGCCACACCCTCATacatcactgctgctcctgctgagtcCATCACAAACACAGTCACCATTTCAGAAcaaccccaaatccctctgGGTAAAACCCTCTGCATCCTCCCCAGGACCATGAATCAGACTGTGATTATCCCTTATGTGCTTCTGGTGTCTTAACAGTTAACAAGATTACGCTTTTGAGAGGAAAACAGCATTCtagttttccattttaaagacAACTAGAAAAATAGATTTACTTCAGATGAATCCATCTGGACATACATAACAAGGAATTCACCAGCACAGTAACTTACCCTAAGGTTTTCCTTAAGCTGTCCCTTGCCCATATTCAGATTTTTCCCCATCTGTTCCCACCCTCAAGGGCATTATTTAGCAAACCAAAGTGATGTACTCACAGAAATGCCTGTGTCCTTGTTCAGGATGACCTGCAACAGGTGAGGGGGGAGAATGGGTGGGGATTTAAAGCGCTCCTCTGCCTTGCAGACATAGGGCTCCTGGTGGTACGGTCCTGGGGGGGAACtggacagctctgccagagaGATGGTAAATATTTCATCCTGAATACTTTGTAAGAACATCTGCTCTTTATAGGTACCAGCAGCCTAAAGGAATCAATGGCACTTAAGTacaactgcagcagctggtgcaaTGCCAGAGGATCAGTCACTGCCCAAGAGGGGATTTAAGGTGCCCAAAGTCTGACTTGGAGGAGCTGTGAGGTTCTGGGCAGCAGAGTTCTGAGGGCACAACTGCACTTCAGAACTTCTctgtcagctctgcccagcacttcTCCTGCTAACACTCCAGTGCAGGCTGCCCTACAAGGGCAAGAACATGGGATGCAACTGTGAAAGGCAACTGCTCCCCCCTGCAGACTGGGCTGTGGCAAGAGCCCTTCCAAGTCTGatcaagaaaaggaaacactGCTACAGCCTGTGGGGGAAGGCATCTGCTAGAATCTCCTCCTGGCCTACCCAGAGTCACAACACTTTCTCCAAAAAGGCTTTGTCCAGGGCAAAGTCAGAGCAAAACACACCCAAACACACCTCCTGCCTCAGGCTCAAAGGTCTGCTGAAGGAGGGTGGAAGGTGCTGCTTCAGTCATGGGCTCCATCCCTAGAGAGCTCAGCAACCAACAGGGCAAGGCTGACCTAAGACACAGCTCAAGCTAAACCCCACCTTTCCCCTGTTACACTGGAATATGAAACTAAAGGCAAGAATTGCATTTTTGCATTATTCTTTGGCGGATAATTTATACTACACTGTGAGGATGGTCCTGAACCTGTGTTATGACTGAGATGCACCTATTTCTCCTGCTAAAGTGCAACTCCTGGCCCCTCAGCCACCTCCTTAGCAGAAGAAGACTGAATTAGGAGCAGCGCAGGCTGTCAACGTTGGTTTGATGTGGTAAAGCAGAGACTGATCCACCAGTGACTGCACTAAACCCAGgaactgcacacagcagggacaaaCAAAGTCATTGAGCACCCAGGACTTCCTCCTCATCAGAGCTGCGTGCTTTGTCACAGGCTTCCTCCTCTGTGCATTCCACTTTCTTCCTCTGGGCATTTGTGATTCCTGCACACATCACAGGGCCTGACACAAGTGGGGATTAATCTCTGCTGGAGCTTTAACTcagataaaaagggaaaatgaagttttgaacAGCTCTTAAAAGTGTGACATAAAGTTACCAGTGAGCTCATACCAGACATGTCTGAACATTTTTGGGAGTCCACCATCAAAGCATCGAACACTTCAAAGTCAGTTTTCTTCACCTGGATGATGTTGTTGACAGTACCCAGCTGGCTGGTTACTACTGGCTGGCAaaagacaagacagaaaaaccagaataaaaaaagcctGTGGGACTATATAGATTGTCAGAACTGCACAATCAGCATTACCAAGAATGAGGTACAATTACATTTGAAATATGACAGAACCAGAAGTGAGAAGAGCTCAGTGAGTGTTAGGCTAAGAGGAAGGGCAGGATTTtaagggctgggaggggaaatgTCAGCTGAACCTGCCAAGCCCACAGGGCTCCAGACAAGGCAGGGGTCAGTCTGGGTTGGAGTTAACTGTGACACCAGCTCTGGACACTGCATCCTTGAGCACGTGGGGAactgctgggcaggcaggggttAAAGCTCATTTTatagcagaggaggaaaaacaggCCTGGTAGATTTTGGCACAATTACTGGACTGTGAGAAGATCTAGAGCAGCAATAGCAATATGCTGGCACAGAGAGCCAGGaaggcacagccagctctgggctgccagcagtgctgcaatgCTCTAAAAGGCAGTTTGGCACTGGACAAGAAAAGCTTGGCATCATTTATAAACCAATGGCCAAGAGATCCTGTCCCTCACTGCATCTCCTGCCCTCTGAGCTCAGGCTGATGCTGCCACCCAGGCCAGCAGCCATCAGAAACTCTCTCTCCAGCCTGAACAGCCCCTTTCTCCTCTTCAGATGCCTCAATCAATAAACAGTGACTCAAAGCAAACATTACCTCTGCAGGATCATGTGTCCACTGCCCATCCACGAGGAACTTGTACTGGTGCTCTCCTTCTGGCAGGTCCAGGATTGCCACAAAGTTATTGTGACTGGAATTAAAGGCAAGCAATCAGCCCTGCAAAATTCTGAAAAGTGCCTTGGTCTCTAAGCTGTGACACACACTGTGACACAGAGCACAAGCCTCCTCAACGTGCGAAACCTTAAACAGGCAAGGAATCTCTGATGCAATCCAAAGGTAAGGAATCAAACTATGATTAATGCTCAGGATAATTTCCTCTGTGACAGTGAGTGCCCCCACACTCCTGACATCTCATAACTGGCACTGAGCTTTTGTAAAGTCACTCTGACATCTTCATGTTACTTGTTAGCACAGGAGACCTCATTTATCTGCTGATGGAACAAGATCAGCTTTCTCATATTTCCTTGCCTTTCAGTATTTGCCATCATAAATTGCATTTCCCAAATGCCcatgaaataaatgaacaaTGAGCAGATAAAAGCAGCAACTTGATACTCCTGGGTTACTTTGGgtctgaagagctgctgcttggcaATTTCCAAACTCTTTGGGCTGTGAACTCCCTGATTCCTCAGAAGGCTTTAGCAGCATCTCAAAAAAGCTGAGAAACAGTTGATGCAGCTCCAACAGGCCTCTgggccctgggagctgggcaaaAGCCACTGACACGGCAAGGATGTGTCAGAGAGACACTGCTGGAACCAGCTCTCCTttccactgcccagccctgctgcaggcacagcctcacAGCAGGGACTGTTTGGGGTTAtctgtgtgctgtgcccagggaacTGACACACAGCTCACCTTCCACCCTTCACCTGCCACCCAAGAATGGAGAAGCCAGACTGTCATCAAGGGTgtgaggagagaggcaggacaGTGGTGAATCAAGCCCAATCCCTTCTCTGAGCTGACCACCTCCCTCATggcactgagcactgccagTCCATGGggacacactgcagcagcacttccttACCTCCTTGTCAGAGGAATTTTACCCCAGTTGTTGAAGGACCCTGACAAATAAAcctctttccctcctccagTCCAGCGGAAGACTGTTGGCCGAGCTTGAGTGGGGGTTTTGTCATTCAcctccaggtcctgctgccAAGCCAGAAATTCTTCTTTCTCCAATGGAGCCTACAAGCACAATGTCTCAATCAAAAACTGTTCTTTCCTGGCAGACTCAGACAAGCTGTACTGAACACTTTTTTTGCCCTCAGGCACCATTCTCTAAGTCTCCTACAAGCAGGTTTTGTCAGATGCAGAacacaaaatgcatttctagATACTGTTCACAAGTTCATTTGCACAAATTCTGCAAAGGTGTTAAAGCCTTCCAAATCTGCAGGAAGAGTGGAAGGCAAATAATgctcctccctccagccccaaTTATACCTGCTTAAACAGCAATTCACTCTCTCCTTGGCATGGGAAGGAAGGGGGATGGACAGCTTTGTGTAAACTCAATGAAAAAATCCCTGCAGGTTGCAAACAGCCCCAGAGCATTCCAAGCAAGCAATGCTGGGAGAACAAACCAGCAATACCTTCATTTCCTCTGGATGGAACAGGTCTGCATCTTCAGGACTGTCCATGAGGATTTTGGGTCTGTCCCCCTCCTTGGTACTGATGGCTCCCCCTGAGCAGTCCCCTCGGGTGGCTTTGTGCCCATGGCGCTCCAGCCCCGCTCGCTCGCTGCTGGTGTTCCCCATTTCTGTGGGTCtaaaagagcagggaaagccaGATTGGCACATGCACTCCTACAGCTGGAACAccagcaggcaggaaaggaCACTCATCAGTAGCCTTGGGCTGTGCTTTTGAGGTGAAGAGCCTCAGAAACGCGACTAACCCATTGTAAAGGGACACCACACTCTGAACAAAGGCACTGAGTGACAGtttttagctgctgctgctgatgtgctACAGTTCCATACACGAGCACCTCTACCAgagccagccaggcagggagctgaCCAAGCAGGtccctggcaccagcacagagctgttgtGTGCCCCCAGGCCAAGGGCTCGATCTTTGCTCCTGCCCCCCCCGTGCACACAGCGCTGCACCTCGCCAGCTGCAACACCAGGGGAACTTTCTGTCGGAAGGCTCCAAAAGCAGCCTGCCTGAAATGTGACCGCACTAGAATAAGTTATGTCACcctgctgaggatgctgagagcagctgaaggagctctAAACAAAGAACCACAGAATGTCCCGTGCTGGAGGGCCCCACAGGGACCACCCGggccagctcctggccctgcgCAGACACCCAATGCTCCCACCCAGTGCCTGAGAGCGGTGTCCCAATGCTCCTGGAactctggcagcctcggggctgtgaCCGCTCCCTGGGAACAGCTCAGTCCCGCTGCCGCTCCCTCTGTCTCCGCTCTCCTCCGGGGGCGGCAGCGCCTGCAGAGACCCAGCCCCGAGCGCGCACCGGGACCTCCGCGAGGtactgggagcacagcccggcCTGGCAGCCCCGGGACCGCGACCCCGGGAGCcgcccctgccctgccctgccctgccgggCCCGCACCCACCgcccgccgcgctcccgccgccgccgcgcttCCGCTTCCGCCGCGCCGGGCCCGCGCCCGCCGGGGGGAACCGAGCCCGGCACGGCCGTTCCGGGCTGCCCGGAGCTCCACGGCGAGCTCCACGGCGGGTTCCACAGCGGGTTCCATGGCGAGCCCCACGGCGGGCTCCCCCCGCGCCTCCTCAGCACCCACTGCTGCCGGACACGGCTCCGTGCCCGCCCCGGGAGCCGCCGTGCCCCGGGCAGCGCCTGAGGGCGGTGTTGGAGCCACGGGCAATGGCGCGTCCCTCAGCGCCGTCAGAGCGTGCAGGAGCCGTCAGCTCTGGCGTCTGGAGGGGGGCACAGACGCAAGGCCAAGTCCTTAAATGATAAATGTTTCCCAGCTGAAATTACACTGATACATTTCTCAAAGCATTCCAACTCGCACTATCTGGTTTTACCCTGGGCTCTCCCCCACCTGTTGCTggttttttattcctctttcctcacagccccagagctgaggCCTGCAGGTGTGTCACCGTTCTCTTTACAGAGAAACTGCTTTTTTGTCATTACTAATAGATGCAACCTGCACAGAGACAGAAGGATTCCCACCAAATGGAGGCATCCACACGCTGTAGCGTTGTGGTCCGAGCTGTGCCGGGCAGGCTGTGCCGGGCACCGCCGGCTCCCGCTGCCTGTGGGGAGCAGCCGCTCCCTGTTTGCCCCTGGGGGCCGAGCCCCCTGCCCGGGACAGCTGCCGAGGCTGCCGGGGCCGTGTGGGCAGGcactcctcccagccctgcacacagcccctgctagaaaatgcagctgctgttATTTTGGCATTTCACACAGCTTAGTGCTCCTAAAAGCCCTGTCTCCAACCCTGCTTGTTTTGTTCTCCCCACTTTTCTTGGCCAGCACTGTTTGCAGTACAGGGTACCGTGTTTCGCCCATCACTTGCCCATCCAGGACCACTGTGATGATCTGCACAACAGCCACATGGACCCACTACAGGCCACGGTACCTCCATCTGGGGTCTGGCTTTTGCAATGTTTTTTGTTCTTCTAGGAACCACAGAGTGGTAACAAACTGCAGGGTAAGGGCTCCTAGCAGATCATGAGACTGTGGTAAGCAGTCTGTGGTAGGTAAAAGCATTCATTTTAAAGTCTGGTGTTAAAACCTGGTGGTTCCTCCTTCCATGGTGATGAACCATCCTTGGCATGTGCTCCATGCCAAAacctctgggagctgctggcctgtGGACAGGACAGAGGCCATGGAGAGGGCATCTCAGCCTCGCTGttgctgccctctgctccctgttttccctgtgtCTGCTCCCCTTCCAGGACTGGTTCTTGTCTCCCCTGGCCCTGACAGGTGGGTGTAGCACAGTCCTGGAGCAATCAGCTGTAACTTGCTTtgtcaggagctgctccctgagagGGCTGGATGACATCACACCACGAACACCTAAATCATCCCCCACCTCCTCACACACGTCTGTGTGCACGGTCCTTGCGTTCACTGCAGTGTTGTTTTCTCCCCTCAGCCTGAGTGGGAGCCCCATTCCCTCACAGCTGTTGGTGCAGGAGATGTGGGAAGTGAGGGATTAGCTAAAGACAAGCCACAGGGCCTGGCAGAGCTTAGCCTCCCACTGATTCTCTGGAACTCTGGAGTTCTGCTCCCCCCTTTAACAGCATCTGTGactttttgccttcttttatGCTCTGCAGCCTGAAGGGCATAAAAACTCCCCCTCTTCCACCCCATCTGAACCAGCCTCCACATTCCAAAGGAAGACTACAAAATACCTTTTCTACCTCTGCCCCTGTTGGGGAAAAAGGACCAGGGGAAAACACAAATGACTAATTCTGAATAAGaaattcccttaaaaaaaaattcactttcagACTGTTCACAGCCCATAAAACAAGATAAAAGTAATTGATTAAATGCTTCATCCGGTGTCATGACTGTGCCACACCACCTGCTAGGACAATGTGAGGTTTTAAAAGCAGAGGCTTGTAAAAGACCTGCAGGACATGAAGAACTGTGTGGTCTCTGTTTGTTGCCAT
This Serinus canaria isolate serCan28SL12 chromosome 15, serCan2020, whole genome shotgun sequence DNA region includes the following protein-coding sequences:
- the PRKAB1 gene encoding 5'-AMP-activated protein kinase subunit beta-1, translated to MGNTSSERAGLERHGHKATRGDCSGGAISTKEGDRPKILMDSPEDADLFHPEEMKAPLEKEEFLAWQQDLEVNDKTPTQARPTVFRWTGGGKEVYLSGSFNNWGKIPLTRSHNNFVAILDLPEGEHQYKFLVDGQWTHDPAEPVVTSQLGTVNNIIQVKKTDFEVFDALMVDSQKCSDMSELSSSPPGPYHQEPYVCKAEERFKSPPILPPHLLQVILNKDTGISCDPALLPEPNHVMLNHLYALSIKDGVMVLSATHRYKKKYVTTLLYKPI